The Ischnura elegans chromosome 9, ioIscEleg1.1, whole genome shotgun sequence genome includes the window CGAATAACCGAAGGGTATGGCGATTTACACGCCGAGGAAAATTACTGAGGCGTCCAAAGGAAAGTGTGGCACAAAGGTACGTAGGAGCTTTGTGACTGTTCTCTCCGTACATTAGGGTCTTCTCTGCGTTCGTTGGGtgtgacgacaacattttcgccgTATGGAActccagcaaaactgttgtcgcaGTCAACACATGCCGTAAAGGCTCAAAAGCATGGAAAGGATAGTGTCAGTCCAACGCCGCGGAAATCTGAGGGAGGACTAGCAGGTTTAGCCGTGATTTGGAGTTTCACGAACTATAGTTCCATTCCCTTTCAAACTTCCACGTAACCCTGACCCAAGCACTGAATAGCATAGAGATGGATTCGTCATGTGGTACTGATTCTCTCAAATTGCAATATAAGGCTTAGCGTACATGAGTTTATACTTTGAAGGTCTGAGAATTATGGTAATTATCCGTTAAAGGTTCTATACTATTTCCCTCATAACCTGCCTTTCccgttgaaaatttttatatgaagaaGTTTTTACCAGATATTATCTTCATTGGCACTTTTAATGCAGTTATCCATGTCATAATTGTGATTGACAATTACGGCTATAGAATTATTTtcgaaacttatatttttgtgggaAGGTCAtgacatttattaaaattttattttttcaaaattacggTCCTCAAAAACTAATATGATTGAGGTTACCCAAGGGACTTAGTGGTGATAGCCAATATACTACTGATCACAATATATGATTAGTCTCAAAATAAGTGTTTGACAATATTTGAGAAGTGTAAAAAATGGTCAATGAGTGTGGACTTTAACCTCTGCAAATTGTATTTGCGGTATATGAGAATAATTCTTTCTTAGGAGCAACACctgtttttattattgctaaactgtaattgaaagtcaTAAATGTAGAAGTTTGAGAGACGTATAAATCCATCCaaagatatatttgaaaaatatctatctaattaattaattaaaagatatTTATGCTCATTTCAAATAAAGgcggaatttatttttgatacattCGATGAAATATTTGTTGCGGCGAATAGGTTTATAATTTACGCGAAGTCTAATTATATGGATTATTGAGTAGATATCTATGTGGTGACTTTTATGAAGGCATAATGCGAAATTACCGTCTATCATATCATGATATACTATGCGATGTTTGGATGGAAAATGAATCCCAAGGAATCGCATAACTTGAGGTGGGGGCCACTGTCACACAATTCTCTCATTTTCCTCTTCATCATTTTTACTGTTTCTTTCAGTGTTTTGCTGTAATGTATGCTATGCTCTACTAATATTAATGGAGAATAGAAAttcaatacttttattttattgcgaTCATTCTGTCATTTAATTATGCTCTGTTGTTGCACTTAAGTCGTTGCTTCTTGGAGATTATGGATCAGATTTCGAGTAAATATTAGTTCAACATTTTTATGTTCTTGCAATGTAATCAATTTAAAAGTGAATAGctgtgaatggaaaaaaatgaagactcATGCTCAAAAAAAGGAGCAGTTATACGCAAAAGGAGTGGTCTTAAATTTGTATGGATTTTACATATGTCTTGTTGGACGAAGTTGAGAAATATCTTGGTGAAATGCTACGAATAATGATCGCGACATGCATTTTTTTCCGTCAAGATGAACGATAAATGTTCTTAGTTCTTAAATACGCCGTAAAATAGTCACTATCACTTGCTAAGTACACATCAGTATCAGCGCACATAAAGTACGCTGTGCCGCCCCTTGCAGAATATGATTCACCTTTCCTGCTACGGTTGATTCTCTGTCGAAAACGGTCTGTGAGCGCATGCATAACATATTGTGTTTTATAAAAATTGCTTCACCCTACTTACatatttcaataacttttgccCGTTTCAATTTTCCGTTGTTGTCAAATATGGATATGAATGTgctcaattttaaattcaattgatTCAGGCGTCATGCATTGGAAGTTAGACACATTGAAAAACAAGGTAGTTACACTTTTCCGTAATCATTTCCACTCTTGCACCAGATGATTGGTTCCTCTTGCATGCTtcatgcttgtgattgatcatCTCCAggcaaacaccctagaggtggctcgcagggtattatgtaggtgtagatggtgGCTCTATGAGCCAAAATTCGACGtaagcataaaaaattgatattggaaaagagcaactaccttttatttcaaattactagCATTTTCCTGTCTTCGCTAATGATCAGTAATGCATTGGCAATTAATGGCAAATAGTATGACTTTCACTTCATCTGTATGAGGAGGGGGTTTATTCCGCATTTGTAACTTAGGAATAAAATTCGGATGACGTCAAATCACGACGGAGATTCTGCCAAACACGAAAATTATTTAGAAGTTCAATTAGTGACCGCCTAAGGCGTATGAGCAACGGCTCATTTCCACAGCAGCGGTTCATTTGCGTCCTATCATCGTTGTTACCTCGAGCAAtcaatgactcattgaacgattcattttaaaatccacTAGCTCTCCGAATGTTGTCGTTTCCTTACAGAATAAAATCAGAACTAGGGCGGCGAAATGTGTGTGAGAgatgagggagaggaaaaaaggtGGAAGTGACAAATTAACATACAGAATAACTTACATAGCCTTTCAACGGGGAGAAATGGAATTCCGAGACGTATTGGAGAGTTTGACTTGTCTTGGACAATATTATTGGCCTTTGTGGTAACTCACGTCAAGACTTCAAAGTGaccaacgtttcctctcctatgccggagaccttaTGTACTACAGTCTTAACCACTGGAGATGTTACCTACTAGTCATCTAAAtgtattaagtttgtagcgtgtcagtatgccttaattcgttcaattgtattaggctcaactatgtggaagttaatactcgaaaatgaaaaggaaacttcgttgatttccactaatttattttgtccgtacgacatgtacttgataatgacgtctatggttcgaaacatgtcgtacggacaattaaattagtggaaatcaacgaagtttccttttcattttcgagtatgtCTGAATTTTGCGTTgtcacactttagggtctatttcagtcgtaccaagtgctacagggatAGGGTTTGGTGTGTTTGACGCAAAATCTCTGCATGCACATTTAAGGCTTAGCCCCAGCGGTGTTGCTCGACATTGTGTAAAGTTGCGAGAAAAAAAACGTGCGAATACGGATcgaaaacagcctgcccacaaaacgggagaccaACCATCGGCAAGCCACAAATAATTCCACTCTCCCCACTGCAATGATTCTCCTTGGCTtcatctaaatatattttttttccaggtactgggtgacatttcctCGTAATGTcttgtatttgtagatacccaTGTTTAAATTAGCTCTTTTTCAGTAGGTTTTTGCAGTTACTTCACGCCCGCCTTCTTGTATGggtgttttcctgcagtgggtttttccaACAAGGACGAAattcaatatccttaggtttttcccacgtttgctcacatcttggtaaatggtaactttgttaacttataattttgtttgttgattaAAAACCTTGCTTCTATGTCACTTCAGGTAAtctctctgcatgtaatttcatgagaaaCTTGACAATTTATTTaactgcaaaaatttaatttttgacgaGAAGTTAGacggaagatgggactttctcgtcccaatctcgcccaataaagacaatttattattatcattgctgTACTCCAGCAAAGGAGAGTCACGCTCTGGCATGCCACAATTAATTCCCCCGAACCCCCTGGGACCATTTCTCGCAATCGGCCCCTGATTCTCGCAATTGGGCTATGATTCTCATGATTGGGCAATGATAAGCAACAAGGTAGCAACCGACCGCCCAGCTAGGTCAGGTGCAGAACACGCAGGTTGGCACTGCTAGTATTGGgtatgaatttgaatgaaatctAAGGGAAACAGATTTCCCTGGCCATTTTAACTCAATTGTTTATTTCTTTATGAGTTACGCATATTTCcttcttaatttcaaatttctcaaaatataccGGAGACCTCATCTATACTTCTCATACCAAGGGCTTATGACCGTGTTGCCGCAATCGAGCATCAATTTATAGGGGGTGGGTGCTGGCGAAGAATTTTCCGGGCGTCTTTcgtattataatttaaaattctctgccaacaCTTATCACGTATGAAGTGTTGGTCAATAATGGCAACACGTTTATTAGCCCCGATGAGATCACCAgcataggagaggaaacgttggccattttaaagTCTTGATGTGTGTTTCCtcaaaatccattaatattgtaGAACATTTACCGCGAAAGGTTTAGTAATATAACTGGAagcatttaaattaattgaagGCATAACGAATTTCAAAGTTAGCCACAAGAACCATACACATAATTCTGCCGAAGCTATCCATCCACCTGTGAAAACAGGCTTTTGGGAAATCGAACCCTGAAGTCCCAAAAATCATTTGTACAGTGCCGTAAGCTTTCGCGAGGATTTTAATCTCTATTGGTCCCAATTCTGAAGCTTTTTCCACTATCGTAATGACTGTACTTGTTTAGAATGAGTTTCTCTAACCCTACGTTGACCCAGACCTCTCTGTATTATTGATTCGTCATCTTAAGTTATTAAAAAAGTAGGTACGCGCGAATATGAACGGTCAAAATTTGACGAATATTCCTTACAGGCGTGGTCGCCTCGCGTCACCAAAGTCGGGCACTGGATTGGGTCCATATCAATGTGTGGAGTTGCTAATTTTAGTGCCCCGAGGTGCAAATATAAAGGAGGGGTATCTGCGTGCACCAGTGTGAAAGCTCAAAATCACCGCTCATGTCAAGCACTTTTGCTAAATATTTAATGatcattcaataaatatttaatgaaaaagtcaCCCAAGAACCGTGTCGCAATCgaaaatttaatcttttaataTTATGACTAAAAAAGATGCTTAAGCCTTCAAGATTCAATgcatatatacataaatattttgatcTGGCCTTAGAATTGGTGGAAGAACTTTAAGTAGACCTTTGAAATTTTCCAGCAGatcaaaaataatctaaaaatatatcTAAGCATTTGATACCGTAACTTCCTAGATAAGTGCTCGCTATGCTTAATAGGTATATACATAAATCTTTTGATCTGGCCTTAGAATTGGTGGAAGATATGTTGGAAGAACTTTAAGTAAACCTgagaaattatttgaatatatttaaatttaagctTCAAACCGCTAGAGAAGAGTTGAGAACAACGAATGTTTCAGAGCGAGCCCGTCAaatgagcctctgtatctcagtaacgggtgagatccatgtcaaatgaagtacacaTCAATAAAGTTGAATTATTTTTGAGTTTACAAGCGGTTTCAATTTTCTAGCTTTAAGaattccattttgtaattttgtccggctttttccgatttccgcccactgtgcgacgcggaGGACTTCATATGAGATCCACACTACATTTTGTGGTCGTGCACAAGGAATAAAATAAGGGAGGAATTTTTCCTAACGAATTGCCATAAGATTAGTTTTTCCTCCGAATGGAATTTAAAAACTCCAGGTGAAACCCAGGCAGTCAAACCTAACAATATAGTCAGTCAGCCTCGGTGGGCGGcacggtggggtgaagtcctagCATGCAAGACCGATGgccgcaggttcgagtcccgtctggacATTCACCTCTCTCTGGCATGGGTGTTCGTGAAAGTTTAATCGTTAGATGTTATGAAAACCCCAATATAAAGGCCTTACAAATCTATTTTCGGTGgtgtggtaataaataaatatttatttttgaattttctcacTGCTTAACGGCTTGCATCCGAAGCCGCCCAAAAGACACCTATTTAGGCGACTTTCGGGGAATCAGATAGActtgaaattaatgaatgaataattcaGCCTTGCATGAGGTTGAATTATGTGCAGCGGCTATACAGGTGACTGTGGTTAATGCAAAGGATGGTAGAAATGAGAACAAAGATCATTGCAGGTGAGGAGAATTTTTTATTGAACCCACTCCGAGGTATACATGTCGTGCAAGGTGACCAGGACTCCAGAGGCTGCTCGCGATTTTTCCCGCCCAACCAAAGAGATCAGAAGGGCGGCGTCTGCGAGTTCAGCCTTGGACTTCGAGGTGCGGAACCTCGGGTTCCAGCGCCCGTCTCCTCCGCAATCTGCGCGCTCTCTATCGGCGAGCGCGCCAATGTCAGTTGCACGGTGCGGCCGGTCATCCAGCGAGGCTATCCCACTCACACGTCTCCTACACAGCTCCGGAAGGGTGTCGGCGTTTTCATCACATTTTCTCAGTCGGGGATGGTAAAGTTTTTGGAAAATATggggtgattttttttacaaatataaattaaattgatttaggCGACCACGACGGAGCTGTGGAAGGGGGCGTAGGCTCCGTAGCCGTAGGAGTAAGGGGCGGCGTAGTGGGAAGCGTAGAGGGTGGGGGCTCCGACGTGAGCGGTGTAGCCGGTGACGACAGGGGCGTGGGCCTTGTAGGAGACGGCGACAGGGGTGGCGACGTGCTGGACGACGGGAGAGACGGCAGCATAAGAGTGGCCCTCGACGCTGGAGTAGGCGAAGTTGCCTCCAAGGCGCTCAGACTTGATGACGGCGCTGTCCAGGCTGGGGGTCCTCACCAGGGTGGTGGCGGGGATGTACCCGGCGCTGGCGGCGGCAACGATGCAAAGAAGAGCGAGGAAGGCCTGGAAGGGTTGTCAGAAAATAATGATTTCCATTAGAATGCGATTAAAATATCTCAAGTATTCTGGTAGCACGATTTTAAGGGgtgtaattttatgtaaaatccACCTAGGAGCTATATAAATACTTTTGTTATTAATAATCCGAAATATGACTTTATCACTTCTAAATgttgttcagaaaaaaatcgaaattttatttcatatttgccaAACCTGCTTCAAGCAATTAAATATCTTCTTTGGAATGTTTTTGCAGTTGTTATATGCTTGTTAAAAAGATGCAGATGAACCTTATAACGCGAAACGCCTTTGAACTCTCTGGAGGTATTGGGATGTTAAAAAATTTCGTAGTTTACCTTAGAATTACTAGATTAAAGTGGAGTCTAAAAATTCATAACATAGATCTCATCAACTATGCTTCTTTGTTGTTATTCGTGAATGGAGTATGTGGCTACTTATAGGGAAGAACAATCCCAAATTACATActattataatgaataaaattaatgttgaatgaaggaattagaaaattaaatatttgctggAGTAGTACAAAATACTTTTTCACAGGTACCTTTGCTAAGTCAGGTATTTCTTCATGAAGTGAATTGCGAAACACCATTTTCGAATCGAATATAATGTATGTACTGTATCAAACGGCATGTTCACAATTGTCAATGGTTCGTTGAAAGTCGTTCGGTGAAATAATTCGCTATGTCTGTAAAAGTATTACCTTCATGTTGATGGTAATGTTGGAGGTTGGCGTTGGAAAGTCGTGGGTATCTCCTCACTGCTTGGAGTGGATGGTTAATGCTGTCAATATCAAACCCTGCTCCTTATATATGGTCCAGATCAACCCCTTCCACAATGATTAGGGCGGATGTATGGAGTCCAAGGAATCTCAGCAAACACCCATTCCAGACGGAGGCTGACATAACACGACCTAAAAGTCTAAAATGCGGATCTTGGGCGTTAACCAAGGTCAGGTGGGGTCCTTTGCACTTCCTCTTCCCTCGTATTCCATGGCTGACATTGATGGACGATATGTTTTTTTCAGACGTGCGTCATAGGTCCTGGTCTTGTGCTCCGAATTCCATAGCCGGTCGTTATAGCTAACATATGAGAACCCTAAAAGAATAGGTATAATTTttgatttcaatgtttatttagaTTTACCTCCAAGGAAAAAGTgtgtttttcaatttcatataCAGTGGAGGATTGTAAAAATTCAGGCCATAGATCTCAACAAGCATACCCCTTTGCTGTTAGCCGTGGATTGTTAAGTGGCTATTTTTACGGATAGAGCAAGCCCAAATTAGGATActtatga containing:
- the LOC124165381 gene encoding pupal cuticle protein G1A-like, which encodes MKAFLALLCIVAAASAGYIPATTLVRTPSLDSAVIKSERLGGNFAYSSVEGHSYAAVSPVVQHVATPVAVSYKAHAPVVTGYTAHVGAPTLYASHYAAPYSYGYGAYAPFHSSVVVA